The DNA window TACCCTAAGCATGGTTATTTTTTAGCTAGAACCAAGCTATTTAATAATACACAGTAGTATTGAGCATAGAAGGAATTTGTCCATGTTGTCTTCCTTGAAATTGTCCTCTGTCGATGTACCAGGCGTTCCTGGAGTTGGGTACGGAGGAGGCGGCTGTTACCATGGTGAACTACTACACGGCGGTGATGCCTCAGGTCCGCAACGTCCCCGTGTTCATTCAGTTCTCTAACCACAAGGAGCTGAAGACAGACAGCACTCTCAACCAGGTGAGATTCTACCCTTCCCCAGAAAATACACTTGTGCATGACTAGTAGTGAGGTTCTAGTGTAGACACTGAGAAACAATGGTGTACGAGTGAGCCTTGGCTATTGTGACGGTACTTTTTGTTGATTTGCAGACTGTTGTCATTTTtccccttttctccctccctctttttcatACGTACTTACCAAGCGCGCACAGGCTGTCCTCCAGGCTGTGTCGGCAGTGCAGGATGGTGGCTCTCCCAACTCTGACAACAGTATGCTGGACAGTGTTCTAGCCCATGCCCCCAGCCCTGTGCTCAGGATAATCATCGACAACATGTTCTACCCGGTCACTCTGGACGTCCTCcagcagatcttctccaagtttgGAACAGTCATGAAGATCATCACGTTCACCAAGAACAACCAGTTCCAGGCCCTGCTCCAGTTCAGCGAACCAGTCAACGCCCAGCAAGCCAGACTGGTGAGCAGACAGACCACTGGTGTATTATACATGTGGTCCTCTGTAAGTTAAGTTGGTAGAGCAAAGctcttgcaacgccaggatagtggaTTCGATTCCCATGGGGCCACTTGTgcataaaaaatgtatgcacgcctgactgtaagtcgctttggataaaagtctgTTTAATAGCATATTAGTATATTCAATTTTTCAGTTCTGTCAATTTACCATGAAAGTTGATAACAATTGCGTTTCTCTCCAGATTATGACAATtattcacacaaaaataaataaaacaaaaagcttACTAATAGTCATTTCTCTCATCACCTTGTTCAGTCCCTGGATGGCCAGAACATCTACAATTCCTGCTGCACACTGCGGATCGACTTCTCCAAGCTGGTCAACCTGAACGTCAAGTACAACAATGACAAGAGCCGGGACTACACCCGGCCCGAACTCCCTGCCGGTGACGGCCAGCCTGCAGTAGACCCTGCCATGGCCGCCGCCTATAACAAGGACTCCTCCCTGCTCGGTAAgacctctctccatccattctctccccttttctgtcttctctctctttccaggcCAGTCCAGtcagctctctctcctctgtatagAAGTCAATACCACTAAGTGTTCTCTCTCAATGGCAGTCTGGGTATGGACTTATCTAATGCTTTGTAGAGATAGGAGGACAACATAAATCCCTACCAGTCCAGTAACACACTGTTAAGTGACGAACAAAAGAAGGAACGAGAACATAATGGAGAATGGGTCACTGTGTGTTATTGACAGTCTGCCATGTTCCAAGCCATATAAGAGCCTTGTCATTTGATAAAGCTTTTTTGAGTTCTTCTACATTATTACTACGCCCACCTGCCCCCTTGTCTAGTTAAGCTTTTCCCTGTACTTCCTCTCCATAGGTACCCCCTCTGGAATGGGAGCGCCCTACTCTAATGGTGGAGGGTTTCAGTCTTCTCTCTCGCAGGGCGGAGGTACCTATGCTTTCCATgatcttttctttctttcactctctaagTCTTACCTGCTGTGTGTCCATGTCATCCAGGAGAAAGAGGCAGAAGTAGTTGGAGTGGCACAGCAACCACTCCTGTCGGCCCAAGTGGAAAACACCCTTATAAAATCGTCTAATAGCATGTGTGACGCGTTTGAAATATCAGTTTGAGAATAACCAAGGATGTCATAATAAAATATGTGATAGGCCATGACATTGGAATAATGGAAGGGTAGCTTTAGAGTTGACTGACCTTCCCTGTGTCTTGAATAGCTTTTGACAATGAGTTCTTGCGCTATGCAGAAAAAGTCCctttgtgtgtgtattatgtaaatGCATGCAAATCAAATTTGTTGGTTGCATtcgcatatttagcagatgttattgcaggtgtagtgaaatgcttgtgttcctagctccaacagtgcagtaatacctaacaatacacacatctaaaaagtaaaataatggaattgaGACATATTAGGACGTGCAATGTCTGAGTGCACACGTCTGGTGTGTGGACATGGCATGCACACTGTAACGCATGGCTGTGTGGTGTGCTTTGCCTGTGCTTGCTCTCTGTCTACCCATTAATGTGTCTGGCCTGGCTGTTCCTCCAGGAGCCATCAATCCAATGAGTGCTGCGGCTGCAGCGGCGGCGGCTGCAGGGAGGATGGCGCTCTCCGGACACTCCGGCTGCAGCGGCGTGCTTCTGGTCAGCAACCTGAACGAAGAGGTGAGTAACgcgccctttctctctctctctctctcctcttcactctcCTTCAGTATGCAGATCTCACTCAGATCTATTGCCTCTGACGGTACCTTGTACATCATTGTCCTTTGATTCTGACATGGACTTTGAGCAGACGTTTGTGATTCGCGGTATGACTGGTGTAATTTCATGATTGGAAGGGTTCAGGGAAAATGCAGTGGAAAAAGCTCCCCATCTATACAACTTGGCTATTTAGTCTAACCTTGCATTTTGTTGCACAGATAGTCAGTACCTTTATGGGATGATCTATTACACCTCATGATCAGTACACAGAAAACTGACATTTCATTTTGTAAGATGGCTACAGCAATATTCAGTGTTGCTCTGCATTATTTGACTGTTCTTCAAAGCTCTGCTGCACACAACCCATCTAGCTTGGCCTGATGGTGTTAGTACCAAGACGAGTGGATTGTTTCTCTGTCAGGCATCATTCACCACGAGGTCATCCCCAATGGTTGTACGTCCAGTCGAGATGGAATGGCGACGCATTCTCACATCGGTGCTCATTATTTCTGTGAATTTTATATTGGCCTCAGTGCTTGCAtatgttttctctctgtctccatatCCTAAGTCAACTGAACTGCAGTTACTTCTCAGGCTCTGTCTTAGTGAATagagggtctctctctcttctctctctgctatgCATTCTGTGCTAATTTTAACTACTGTCTCCtgaactctttccctctctcattcaTGTCAAGTGATAGTCCTTCCTAACTCTCGTTCTTTTCTTTCAAAGCTCTCTCGTTCACACCTGTCTATTCCAATGCCTTTCTCTAAGCTGTCAAGTTGGTATGGACTGTGGGGGCTACACCAACCACTCTCACCTTTTTCTCTCACCCACTCACTATCTATGCTATATCTGTCTATAAATTCTCAACAGAAGTAATATTCTATCATTTCTCTCCCCAAACACTGGGTTTGTGGACTTGAAAATGTCTTCTGTTTATGCCATAACTCTGTAAGGTGGTTTTCATGTCTTTACCTGTATGGCCCAAACTCCCCTCCTTTTGAAACTGATGGTGTAGCCCACCTGCTAAACCAATATGCTTGCATTTCATACACTAGTAAAGCTACTAAAACCTGAACTTGTGATACTCTTCTGCATGCCCTACCCACATCCCTATCATTAATTACTATTGGCTACAAACTAGGCTTTGGTGTCTATGTACTCGGCTCCCTCTTTGGTCTCAGGTGTAAACATTTGGCACTATTATTTTCTTGTATGTTTAGGAttaccccccaccaccaccacagcaaaCCAAATCCAGCCATTTCTGACCAAACTCCTGCATTTTCCAATGTACTgacctgtttttttatttacgcCACATTGCTACCCCCCCTCATTAATTCTTgcccttccctccttcccctttTGTGTCCTGTCTGCACCCTGTTACTCCTCCCCCTCCTTACCCGTCCTCTACATGTTCATGCTTTGTGCCTGAACAAAAATGTTTCTCCTTGGACCAACTTGCCCCAATTAACGGCTTTGAACCCATGCACCATGACCACCTCATCATTCTACGGGAAACCACCCTCTTATGGATGATCTGTCCATCTTGGCTCTCTACCTCCGACTCttctacctctctacctgtcttaCGCTGCTTGCTCTTCTCTCCTTCTAAAGATGGTTACGCCCCAAAGTCTGTTTACCCTCTTCGGTATGTTATTGTTAGCACTACCTTtttcatatatacatttttttttttttactccatcTCCATGTAAGAAAAACAAACAACCTAGCTCTCATTTGATTTCTGATTAGTGTTTCCATAGTTGAGGAATTGTTTCATCACATTATTGTTTAATCGTTCATATTGATCTTAGTTGAGTACATATTATTTTGGCCATCAAGGCCTCCTGTCTCTTATTCTCACTCTGAGGCAATTACGTTAATGCATGGTTGATTATTTGGGATGTAGGTTTTTCTGTTAGTTTTTTTCCATTTCACAAAGCTAGTTATTTTTTTGGGGAGGGGTTTTATCTGCATATTCTCTCTTCTGTCTATCTTATTGGTCTCTTGTTCTAGGACTCCTTGATTGGTTTAAATTATATGGATGATTTCTCCATCCCCTTTTTACGACTCATTTTTAAACTGTCTCTGAAGGACTAATGTTGTCCTTCATGGTTCAAtcctctcccctctgctctgCCTTTgcactctcctctctcgctccctcctgcCGTCTGCCTATCATTATAATGAAGGGGTGTACGGTGATGCTCAGCGCGTGAAGATCCTCTACAATAAGAAGGACAGTGCTCTTATCCAGATGTCGGACGGGAACCAGGCCCAGCTCGGTGAGTGGGTTCAGTCACGCCCCGCTTCTGtacctcttgtctctctctgagtTTGAGTGTTctttcaaccccccccccaactagCTCCTGTTTGGATCGGTTCCGCTCAATTCCTGTGTTATCTTGCCAGGCCCCTGGCTGCCCTGCTGTTCCTTTCAACAGAATATAAAATGTTTCTGGTAAATCTACAGTTATTGCTGTGTCTTTGAGTTATACTATGGTTCATTGTTTTCCACAATCCCAAAATCATAGTTGAAAGTAATTTGAATTGAAAATGTCCTAGGACGATCCTAAAGGGAGCCTTAACATTTGTAATTAAAGGTAGATGAAAAGgatatttttgcatctgagcctCTGTTTTGGATTTATCCCATGGTTTCGACAGTGCGGGTCCCTATCCTTTCCATTATCCAGTTTTTGAAACCTATTGACATTGTTTTTTGAATTAGAACTAAAAGAGAATTTCAAATGAATGGTAGAGAAACACCTCCACATTAAACGCATGAGAAACATGTCACTGTAACCGTGCTTCCTATTTGCCTGTCCTCTCAGCGATGAGCCACCTGAATGGCCAGAAGATGTACGGGAAGATCATCCGTGTGACGCTCTCCAAGCACCAGGCAGTGCAGCTGCCCAGGGAAGGGCTGGATGACCAGGGCCTAACCAAGGATTTCACCAACTCCCCCCTGCACCGGTTCAAGAAGCCCGGCTCCAAGAACTTTCAGAACATCTTTCCTCCTTCCGCCACGCTCCACCTCTCCAACGTACCGTGAGTTTGTCTAGAGTTTGACTGGATTCTGGCTGTACCATTTCATAAATGTATGTTGTGCTAGCTAGGGCATTAGCAGGTTCAATTAATAGAAATTCCTCAGACGAATCCAATGTAACTTTCAGAGTTCCTGAAGGCTCTGTTTTCAGACCTCTACTGTTCTCATTATATATGTTGCCTCTTATGTTGTTCGGCACATTAGCATTGTTTATTTTTGCACTAGACTATTGAGTAGTTTGCTGCTGAATTTAGGGGGTTGGTTGTAGCACTGGTAAGATGTTGCATTACGAGAAGTTTGAAGTGTGCTAGTGTATTGACATGGCTGAATGTGCTTGCGTTGTGCTCACGGTCAGTTTCGGACTCGACAGGGAGGATGTGACGGAGGAGGATCTGCGACTGCTGTTCTCTAACGCTGGTGGCATTGTGAAGGCCTTCAAGTTTTTCCAGTAAGACTGTCTTTTACTGCCCGTAACTTATTATCACATTTAGTCCCAAGCCTGAGCCTTTGAACACCACAGTTGTAATGTGCAGCGATCTTCATAATTCTACCACCTGTGTGTGACTATATGATCACATTTCCTCCCCCGTCCCAAATAGAGGCCACAAAATGGCGCTACTCCAGATGTCCACGGTGGAGGAGGCCATCCAGGCCTTAATGGACCTCCACAACTATGACATGGGCAGCAACCACCACCTGAAGGTCTCCTTCTCCAAGTCCACCATCTAGAGGAGCCACGCCACCACAACCCAACCCCTTCCTTGACTAACCTCAATTTGTGGTGCTCACCTGTTCACAGTCCCCACAGGGAATACCATCGTGACTCTCACCTCCTAGGGGGAAACTTTTCAATCAGACAATATTAATTATCAAAAGCCCCCCCACTACTAGTTGTGACGGTAGTTTGTACAATGTCGTAAAACAAGCCCCATCTAGGTCCTCTTATCCCTCTCGACCTTAGTTTGTGTGGTAGGCAAGCTCCCTTCCCATGTTCATCATGAAGAGGAATTGTATTCCTTCTTTTATTAGAATGAATCAGCAAAAATGTGCCTTACTCAGCAAAATATTATCATCGTTTTGCCTCCTTACGGTTCTACAAGTGATAGTCTAGGCACATTCTGTTTGGTTGTTTTCTTtttgtttctctccctgtgtACATTACTGGATGTTTGCCAGATTTTATAGCTtcgattttaaaacatttttcatAATGTAGGCGAGGGACCTGATTAACGGACTTAGATGAAGAAGCCCATCTTCAGTTGGTTGGCTTATTTTTAAACAACTCCCCGGGCAGAGCGATTTAATAAAATCTCACCCCGTGTTGAGGATTACTGTAAAGGCTGACACCATTGTACACTTCACCTGCTGAGGACATCTGCTTAGATGTTCCCTTGCTGTTTTTCAAACCTTATTTGCATATACATAATTGTTCCTTTTGGAAaatgtttgatttgattgaaaATGGCAGTGAATTGTTTTGCTCGTGTGTTGATAGGTCATGGTAGTAGTGAAGACATGTTGCTGTTGCATGCGTCCAACATCCAGTTAGGCAATGTGGTCATAACGAAGTATGATTGTACATGAGGATGGACTGATTGTTGGGCTGACTGTTGGGGACCAAAGTAAATGTGCCTTTTAGACCTACTTTGATTTATGATGTTTTCATTTACAAAAACAAATGTGGGTTGTGTTTTGATTCGGGGGGGACACTAATCAAAGTCAAACAGTCCCAGAATATTTCTCCTTGATTTCAACGATA is part of the Salmo trutta chromosome 31, fSalTru1.1, whole genome shotgun sequence genome and encodes:
- the LOC115169893 gene encoding polypyrimidine tract-binding protein 2 isoform X1 gives rise to the protein MESIVSDVAVGMKRGSDDLNLYSTSPNSVTANGNDSSKKLRVEDRMESPPSRVLHIRKLPSEVSETEVIALGLPFGKVTNILMLKGKNQAFLELGTEEAAVTMVNYYTAVMPQVRNVPVFIQFSNHKELKTDSTLNQRAQAVLQAVSAVQDGGSPNSDNSMLDSVLAHAPSPVLRIIIDNMFYPVTLDVLQQIFSKFGTVMKIITFTKNNQFQALLQFSEPVNAQQARLSLDGQNIYNSCCTLRIDFSKLVNLNVKYNNDKSRDYTRPELPAGDGQPAVDPAMAAAYNKDSSLLGTPSGMGAPYSNGGGFQSSLSQGGGAINPMSAAAAAAAAAGRMALSGHSGCSGVLLVSNLNEEMVTPQSLFTLFGVYGDAQRVKILYNKKDSALIQMSDGNQAQLAMSHLNGQKMYGKIIRVTLSKHQAVQLPREGLDDQGLTKDFTNSPLHRFKKPGSKNFQNIFPPSATLHLSNVPFGLDREDVTEEDLRLLFSNAGGIVKAFKFFQGHKMALLQMSTVEEAIQALMDLHNYDMGSNHHLKVSFSKSTI
- the LOC115169893 gene encoding polypyrimidine tract-binding protein 2 isoform X2 — translated: MESIVSDVAVGMKRGSDDLNLYSTSPNSVTANGNDSSKKLRVEDRMESPPSRVLHIRKLPSEVSETEVIALGLPFGKVTNILMLKGKNQAFLELGTEEAAVTMVNYYTAVMPQVRNVPVFIQFSNHKELKTDSTLNQRAQAVLQAVSAVQDGGSPNSDNSMLDSVLAHAPSPVLRIIIDNMFYPVTLDVLQQIFSKFGTVMKIITFTKNNQFQALLQFSEPVNAQQARLSLDGQNIYNSCCTLRIDFSKLVNLNVKYNNDKSRDYTRPELPAGDGQPAVDPAMAAAYNKDSSLLGTPSGMGAPYSNGGGFQSSLSQGGGAINPMSAAAAAAAAAGRMALSGHSGCSGVLLVSNLNEEMVTPQSLFTLFGVYGDAQRVKILYNKKDSALIQMSDGNQAQLAMSHLNGQKMYGKIIRVTLSKHQAVQLPREGLDDQGLTKDFTNSPLHRFKKPGSKNFQNIFPPSATLHLSNVPEDVTEEDLRLLFSNAGGIVKAFKFFQGHKMALLQMSTVEEAIQALMDLHNYDMGSNHHLKVSFSKSTI
- the LOC115169893 gene encoding polypyrimidine tract-binding protein 2 isoform X3 gives rise to the protein MESIVSDVAVGMKRGSDDLNLYSTSPNSVTANGNDSSKKLRVEDRMESPPSRVLHIRKLPSEVSETEVIALGLPFGKVTNILMLKGKNQAFLELGTEEAAVTMVNYYTAVMPQVRNVPVFIQFSNHKELKTDSTLNQRAQAVLQAVSAVQDGGSPNSDNSMLDSVLAHAPSPVLRIIIDNMFYPVTLDVLQQIFSKFGTVMKIITFTKNNQFQALLQFSEPVNAQQARLSLDGQNIYNSCCTLRIDFSKLVNLNVKYNNDKSRDYTRPELPAGDGQPAVDPAMAAAYNKDSSLLGAINPMSAAAAAAAAAGRMALSGHSGCSGVLLVSNLNEEMVTPQSLFTLFGVYGDAQRVKILYNKKDSALIQMSDGNQAQLAMSHLNGQKMYGKIIRVTLSKHQAVQLPREGLDDQGLTKDFTNSPLHRFKKPGSKNFQNIFPPSATLHLSNVPFGLDREDVTEEDLRLLFSNAGGIVKAFKFFQGHKMALLQMSTVEEAIQALMDLHNYDMGSNHHLKVSFSKSTI
- the LOC115169893 gene encoding polypyrimidine tract-binding protein 2 isoform X4 yields the protein MESIVSDVAVGMKRGSDDLNLYSTSPNSVTANGNDSSKKLRVEDRMESPPSRVLHIRKLPSEVSETEVIALGLPFGKVTNILMLKGKNQAFLELGTEEAAVTMVNYYTAVMPQVRNVPVFIQFSNHKELKTDSTLNQRAQAVLQAVSAVQDGGSPNSDNSMLDSVLAHAPSPVLRIIIDNMFYPVTLDVLQQIFSKFGTVMKIITFTKNNQFQALLQFSEPVNAQQARLSLDGQNIYNSCCTLRIDFSKLVNLNVKYNNDKSRDYTRPELPAGDGQPAVDPAMAAAYNKDSSLLGAINPMSAAAAAAAAAGRMALSGHSGCSGVLLVSNLNEEMVTPQSLFTLFGVYGDAQRVKILYNKKDSALIQMSDGNQAQLAMSHLNGQKMYGKIIRVTLSKHQAVQLPREGLDDQGLTKDFTNSPLHRFKKPGSKNFQNIFPPSATLHLSNVPEDVTEEDLRLLFSNAGGIVKAFKFFQGHKMALLQMSTVEEAIQALMDLHNYDMGSNHHLKVSFSKSTI